Proteins co-encoded in one Haladaptatus sp. ZSTT2 genomic window:
- a CDS encoding metallophosphoesterase family protein — protein MPRVALIADTHIPSRKETIPEWVVAQIESAEYTIHAGDFDSVDAFERVKEIAGESFTACLGNMDADDLDLPEVATLDVGEVRFVVTHGTGDLDTYKERVAGIVADHAAGTTIGVSGHTHQVLDEVVDGVRLLNPGSATGAAPALTTTMLVVDVDGDAISVSRIDG, from the coding sequence ATGCCACGCGTGGCACTCATCGCAGACACGCACATTCCCTCCCGAAAAGAGACCATCCCCGAATGGGTGGTAGCCCAAATCGAATCAGCCGAGTACACCATTCACGCGGGCGATTTCGACTCGGTTGACGCCTTCGAGCGCGTCAAAGAGATTGCCGGTGAATCGTTCACGGCGTGTCTCGGAAACATGGATGCAGACGACCTCGACTTGCCAGAGGTTGCCACCCTCGACGTGGGCGAGGTTCGCTTCGTCGTCACCCACGGCACCGGCGATCTCGACACCTACAAAGAGCGAGTGGCTGGTATTGTCGCTGACCACGCGGCAGGGACGACCATCGGCGTCTCCGGGCACACCCATCAGGTGCTCGACGAAGTGGTAGACGGCGTACGTCTGTTGAATCCGGGCAGTGCAACTGGCGCAGCCCCCGCGCTCACGACGACCATGCTCGTTGTGGATGTCGACGGCGACGCCATCTCCGTCTCGCGCATCGACGGGTAG
- a CDS encoding translation initiation factor eIF-2B, whose product MARDLSVETIRDDRDHGSAQLSLWALDVLHEGAKAADDWEDVAALARDLVAARPSMVVIENRINRVLHAAAHTPEAVAAEARAVRTRAEHADNAAATELDCLSGKTVFTLSRSGTVLTALNHATPAHVIVAVSNPGGEGVRVAERLASTTKTTLVSDAGIAQALADFDVACVVAGADTILADGSVVNKVGTRVAASAANTLGIPFYAVCSLDKVNPRDGYDPEPRDAAELYDGDATLGVSNPTFDRTPPDLVTGIATEAGLFDTGDVATVSTELRGLADW is encoded by the coding sequence ATGGCCCGAGACCTGTCGGTCGAAACCATCCGCGACGACCGCGACCACGGCTCGGCACAGCTCTCGTTGTGGGCACTCGACGTCCTCCACGAAGGCGCGAAAGCGGCCGACGATTGGGAGGACGTCGCCGCCCTCGCCCGCGACCTCGTCGCCGCCCGCCCGAGCATGGTGGTCATCGAAAACCGCATCAATCGCGTGCTGCACGCCGCCGCCCACACGCCAGAGGCGGTGGCCGCCGAGGCTCGCGCCGTTCGAACGCGCGCAGAACACGCAGACAACGCGGCAGCAACCGAACTTGACTGCCTTTCTGGGAAAACCGTGTTCACGCTATCGCGCTCCGGGACGGTGCTCACCGCCCTCAACCACGCGACGCCTGCCCACGTCATCGTCGCCGTCTCGAACCCCGGCGGCGAAGGCGTCCGCGTCGCAGAGAGGCTTGCCTCGACGACGAAAACGACGCTCGTCTCGGATGCGGGTATCGCCCAAGCGCTCGCGGACTTCGACGTGGCGTGTGTCGTCGCCGGCGCGGACACGATTCTCGCAGACGGCAGCGTCGTGAACAAGGTCGGAACGCGCGTCGCGGCGAGCGCCGCCAACACGCTCGGAATCCCCTTCTACGCCGTCTGCTCGCTCGACAAGGTGAATCCGCGAGACGGCTACGACCCCGAGCCACGAGACGCGGCGGAACTGTACGACGGCGACGCAACCCTCGGCGTGTCGAATCCTACCTTCGACCGCACGCCACCCGACCTCGTGACGGGGATTGCGACCGAGGCGGGACTGTTCGACACGGGTGACGTGGCGACCGTGTCTACGGAACTGCGCGGACTCGCTGATTGGTAA
- a CDS encoding DUF3179 domain-containing (seleno)protein encodes MHRRRFLATAAGLSAAAGCLTGGSPTEPTTTEPVPPLSLAEQGIPSTICEEEIKPKTIRAIVEPRFGTSWNGLEIESKYLRRNQLTLADHQTVIGLRDDERARAYPLTILWWHEIVNDDFGGPVLITYCPLCGSGLVTDRLINNEPTRFLVSGLLWQAPGVYTAASELENRTFVAYKNSSVVSEHVRNNANLVMFDEATRSYWSQILGRAICGPLEGERLVIRPSELTTWGDWKTRYPDTDVLLPPPYSTVVE; translated from the coding sequence ATGCACCGTCGTCGGTTTCTCGCCACAGCCGCCGGACTCAGCGCCGCTGCGGGCTGTCTCACGGGTGGGTCGCCAACGGAGCCGACGACCACCGAACCCGTCCCGCCCCTCTCACTCGCAGAACAGGGCATCCCGAGTACAATTTGCGAGGAGGAGATCAAACCGAAAACCATCCGCGCCATCGTCGAACCGCGATTCGGCACGAGCTGGAACGGCCTCGAAATCGAGTCAAAATATCTCCGGCGCAACCAACTGACTCTCGCCGACCACCAGACCGTCATCGGCCTCCGCGATGACGAGCGAGCGCGAGCCTACCCGCTCACGATTCTCTGGTGGCACGAGATAGTGAACGACGACTTCGGCGGCCCCGTTTTGATAACGTATTGCCCGCTCTGTGGCAGCGGCCTCGTCACAGACCGACTCATCAACAACGAGCCAACGCGCTTTCTCGTCTCCGGCCTCCTCTGGCAGGCACCGGGCGTCTACACCGCCGCGAGCGAACTGGAGAACAGAACGTTCGTCGCCTACAAGAACAGCTCGGTTGTCTCAGAACACGTCCGCAACAACGCCAATCTCGTGATGTTCGACGAGGCGACGCGCTCCTATTGGAGTCAAATTCTCGGGCGCGCCATCTGCGGGCCACTCGAAGGCGAGCGTCTCGTCATCCGCCCTTCAGAACTGACGACGTGGGGCGACTGGAAGACACGATACCCAGACACGGACGTCCTCCTTCCGCCACCGTATTCGACGGTAGTGGAGTGA
- the engB gene encoding GTP-binding protein EngB has protein sequence MFQNRPDRDTEIVLVGRSNVGKSTLMRLLTGHKKFNTGKKPGVTRQPNHFDWAPESFMITDLPGFGFMSGVDEDHREEIKTNIVHYIEENADNIMLGVLVVDGKSVIDIIDRHTTDETIPHDVEMFYFLRELGIPVVVAVNKMDKVDDKDERLNDLADRLGLAPPWKQWQDVICPITAKRGNIDTLNEALREHAHANKRDDLLKFF, from the coding sequence ATGTTCCAAAATCGCCCCGACCGCGACACCGAAATCGTCCTCGTCGGGCGGTCAAACGTCGGGAAATCGACGCTTATGCGCCTTCTCACCGGCCACAAGAAGTTCAATACGGGCAAGAAACCGGGCGTGACCCGGCAACCGAACCACTTCGACTGGGCACCGGAGAGTTTCATGATAACCGACCTCCCCGGCTTCGGATTCATGTCCGGCGTGGATGAAGACCACCGCGAGGAGATCAAGACCAACATCGTTCACTATATCGAGGAAAACGCGGACAACATCATGCTCGGCGTCCTCGTCGTGGACGGAAAGAGTGTCATCGACATCATTGACCGCCACACCACAGACGAGACGATTCCCCACGACGTGGAGATGTTCTACTTCCTCAGAGAACTCGGGATTCCCGTCGTCGTCGCCGTCAACAAGATGGACAAGGTGGACGACAAAGACGAGCGCCTGAACGACCTCGCAGACCGACTCGGCCTCGCCCCGCCGTGGAAGCAGTGGCAAGACGTTATCTGCCCGATTACCGCCAAACGCGGCAACATCGACACGTTGAACGAGGCGCTTCGAGAGCACGCCCACGCGAACAAGCGCGACGACTTGCTCAAATTTTTTTAA
- a CDS encoding TIGR00341 family protein — translation MRLVQVTIPAGKREAILDTLDDEGIDYVLTDETSGREFTGVVSFPLPTNAVEHVLSRLREVGVEEHAYTVVIDAETVISRRFEALKEKYDESEAGNERIAREELVATATDLAPSMVIYVTMTVVSAVIATAGLLLDSPAVVVGSMVIAPLIGPAMASSVGTVIDDSDLFLRGVKLQFIGFAFAISAAALFAFLIKTIHLIPPGIDPTEIGQVSERLSPDFLSLVVALGAGIAGAFSLSSGVSASLVGVMIAVALVPPAATVGIGIAWGLPMVVLGSGILALVNALSINLAAISTLWYTGYRPDRWFKLDAARTTTIKRIGVLLGAILILSVFLGGVTYASFTSATAEEDIQNQIEQTLSAPGYEQVTLLDVQVEFTDNIITQRPSDIIVSVGVPPDTEKPPLATTLHAAIAENLGYDVTVQVQFVELQAS, via the coding sequence GTGCGACTCGTACAGGTCACCATCCCGGCGGGCAAACGTGAGGCGATTCTCGATACCTTGGACGACGAAGGTATCGACTACGTCCTCACCGACGAGACGAGCGGCCGGGAGTTCACCGGTGTTGTGTCGTTTCCCCTCCCAACGAACGCAGTCGAACACGTCCTCTCTCGCCTCCGCGAAGTCGGCGTCGAAGAGCACGCCTACACCGTCGTCATCGACGCAGAAACCGTCATCTCACGGCGCTTCGAGGCGCTCAAAGAAAAGTACGACGAGAGCGAGGCGGGCAACGAACGAATCGCCCGCGAAGAGTTGGTCGCAACTGCAACAGACCTCGCGCCCTCGATGGTCATCTACGTCACCATGACGGTGGTGAGCGCGGTCATCGCCACCGCCGGACTCTTGCTCGACTCACCAGCGGTCGTGGTCGGGTCGATGGTCATTGCACCACTCATCGGCCCGGCGATGGCTTCGAGTGTGGGGACGGTTATCGACGACAGCGACCTGTTCCTTCGCGGCGTGAAGTTGCAGTTCATCGGCTTTGCGTTCGCCATCTCCGCGGCCGCCCTGTTTGCTTTTCTCATCAAGACGATTCACCTAATTCCGCCGGGTATCGACCCGACCGAAATCGGGCAGGTCAGCGAACGCCTGTCGCCCGATTTCCTCTCGCTCGTCGTCGCCCTCGGTGCTGGTATCGCGGGCGCGTTCAGCCTCTCGTCTGGCGTCTCCGCCTCGCTCGTCGGGGTGATGATTGCCGTGGCACTCGTCCCGCCCGCCGCCACCGTCGGCATCGGCATCGCGTGGGGGCTTCCGATGGTCGTTCTCGGCTCTGGCATCCTCGCGCTCGTCAACGCACTCTCCATCAATCTCGCCGCGATCTCCACGCTCTGGTACACCGGTTATCGCCCAGACCGCTGGTTCAAACTCGATGCGGCCCGCACGACGACGATAAAGCGGATTGGCGTCCTTCTCGGTGCGATTCTCATTCTCTCTGTGTTCCTTGGCGGCGTGACCTACGCGTCGTTCACGAGCGCAACTGCAGAAGAGGACATCCAGAACCAAATCGAACAGACGCTTTCCGCACCCGGCTACGAGCAGGTGACGCTGCTCGACGTGCAGGTGGAGTTCACGGATAACATCATCACACAGCGCCCTTCTGATATCATCGTGTCTGTCGGTGTCCCGCCGGATACCGAAAAGCCACCGCTCGCCACGACGTTGCACGCAGCAATCGCGGAGAATCTTGGTTACGACGTTACCGTACAGGTGCAGTTCGTCGAACTCCAAGCCAGCTGA
- a CDS encoding SIMPL domain-containing protein, whose amino-acid sequence MGYRFMTRTLALAAFVVLAGCLGTIDSPGADSATGQRTIQISAVGEATGEPDQAVVTLGVSAVAASADDARTQVAADVSTMRTALREAGVADDQLQTASFFIGEERLTDETDSRMFRATHLFRLTLTDTESVGAIIDTAIENGATNVQSVQFTLSTDRSRELRAVALEDAMANARNQADTLAAAASLSISGVQSVETGELSVGPVFRDVAASAETTIEPGPVTVTAQVTVVYNATV is encoded by the coding sequence ATGGGGTACCGATTCATGACGCGCACCCTCGCACTCGCTGCATTTGTGGTGCTCGCAGGGTGTTTGGGGACGATTGATTCACCGGGCGCTGATTCTGCCACCGGACAGCGAACGATTCAGATTTCGGCTGTGGGCGAAGCCACTGGCGAACCAGACCAGGCAGTCGTAACGCTCGGCGTCAGCGCGGTCGCTGCATCCGCAGACGACGCTCGAACGCAGGTTGCTGCCGACGTCTCTACGATGCGAACCGCGCTCCGCGAAGCGGGCGTGGCTGACGACCAACTCCAAACAGCCTCGTTTTTCATCGGTGAAGAACGGCTAACCGACGAAACCGACTCCCGGATGTTCCGCGCCACGCACCTGTTCCGGCTCACGCTCACGGATACCGAGTCGGTTGGCGCAATTATCGATACGGCCATCGAGAACGGGGCGACGAACGTCCAAAGTGTCCAGTTTACGCTCTCGACCGATCGGTCGCGCGAACTGCGAGCTGTGGCGCTCGAAGACGCTATGGCGAATGCACGTAACCAGGCGGACACGCTCGCCGCGGCCGCGTCACTCTCGATTAGCGGGGTTCAGTCGGTAGAAACGGGGGAACTTTCGGTCGGGCCGGTGTTCCGAGATGTCGCCGCAAGCGCGGAGACGACCATCGAACCCGGGCCAGTGACCGTCACGGCGCAGGTAACGGTGGTGTACAACGCGACTGTCTAG
- a CDS encoding NOG1 family protein, producing the protein MIFEDLPTTPRSDELIDKAFSRAARAGRAKKGLDAQQSMLMTAANILSDNLQNVGTSWPDFNDVDPFYYELADALVDVDELRKSLSEVMWAGRKCGDIRKEYQRRVSGDVDTARKVRKQAFARLADVTEEVDDDLKRLNEARDILRKLPDIRPEEPTIVVAGYPNVGKSSFVNAVTNARNATATYPFTTTQVHVGHIERDRIRYQIVDTPGLLDRPADERNDIEAQAVSALEHLADVVLVFVDASASCGYPLADQLALRDALVAQFDQQPVLTVANKIDRSDEVEADCYMSVTENEGVEETLDAAVEAIGYEHEFTIR; encoded by the coding sequence ATGATTTTCGAGGACCTCCCGACCACGCCGCGGTCGGACGAACTCATCGATAAGGCCTTCTCGCGGGCAGCGCGAGCGGGTCGTGCCAAGAAGGGCCTCGACGCCCAGCAGTCGATGCTGATGACGGCCGCCAACATTCTCTCTGACAATCTCCAGAACGTCGGCACGTCGTGGCCCGACTTCAATGACGTCGACCCCTTCTACTACGAGCTCGCAGACGCGCTCGTAGACGTAGACGAACTCAGAAAGAGCCTCTCCGAAGTGATGTGGGCCGGACGCAAGTGCGGCGACATCAGAAAGGAGTACCAGCGCCGCGTGAGCGGCGATGTTGACACCGCGCGCAAGGTGAGAAAACAGGCGTTCGCCCGCCTCGCAGACGTGACCGAAGAGGTTGACGACGACTTAAAGCGGCTCAACGAAGCCCGCGACATCCTCCGCAAACTGCCGGACATCCGTCCCGAGGAGCCGACCATCGTCGTCGCAGGCTACCCGAACGTCGGCAAATCGTCGTTCGTAAACGCCGTGACCAACGCCCGCAACGCAACGGCCACCTACCCGTTCACGACGACGCAAGTCCACGTCGGCCACATCGAGCGCGACCGCATCCGCTATCAAATTGTGGACACCCCCGGCCTGCTCGACCGCCCCGCAGACGAACGCAACGACATCGAGGCCCAAGCCGTGAGCGCGCTCGAACATCTCGCCGACGTGGTGCTCGTCTTCGTTGACGCGAGCGCCTCGTGTGGCTACCCACTCGCAGACCAACTCGCCCTGCGCGACGCGCTCGTTGCGCAGTTCGACCAACAGCCAGTGCTCACCGTCGCCAACAAAATCGACCGCTCAGACGAGGTCGAAGCCGACTGCTACATGAGCGTCACCGAAAACGAAGGCGTCGAAGAAACGCTCGACGCGGCCGTCGAAGCCATCGGCTACGAACACGAGTTCACCATCCGCTAG
- the hisE gene encoding phosphoribosyl-ATP diphosphatase — translation MSDDVIDELFDLIESRKEELPEGSYTTSLFTHEKGENAVLEKLGEEVTELILAAKDDDHDELAHEAADIVYHMLVLLSMKDMDLEDLRAELADRR, via the coding sequence ATGAGCGACGACGTTATCGACGAGCTGTTCGACCTCATCGAATCGCGCAAAGAAGAGCTTCCCGAAGGGTCGTACACTACGTCGTTGTTCACCCACGAGAAGGGAGAAAACGCCGTCCTCGAAAAGCTGGGCGAGGAAGTCACCGAACTCATCCTCGCGGCGAAAGACGACGACCACGACGAACTGGCCCACGAAGCCGCGGATATCGTCTACCACATGCTGGTGCTCCTCTCGATGAAGGACATGGACCTCGAAGACCTGCGTGCGGAACTAGCTGACCGACGCTGA
- a CDS encoding bifunctional nuclease family protein, whose product MNASIEAVRVANTPDGPVPVVLLAVEDETDILPIFIGFEEAASIARGMDAIDIGRPLTHDLMLDLVQELGGHIDHVEISTLEDETYIADLYLNTPRDTTVIDARPSDTLALVSRTNAPIHISDAVFEDGRRPLADFDELRDIREVGQL is encoded by the coding sequence ATGAACGCCAGTATCGAGGCCGTCCGCGTCGCCAACACGCCCGACGGCCCCGTGCCCGTGGTCTTACTCGCCGTGGAGGACGAAACCGACATCCTCCCCATCTTCATCGGCTTCGAGGAAGCGGCGAGCATCGCCCGCGGGATGGACGCCATCGACATCGGCCGCCCGCTCACCCACGACCTCATGTTAGACCTCGTCCAGGAACTCGGCGGCCACATCGACCACGTCGAAATCAGCACGCTCGAAGACGAGACGTACATCGCAGACCTCTATCTCAACACCCCGCGCGACACCACCGTCATCGACGCCCGCCCGAGCGACACCCTCGCGCTCGTCTCGCGCACGAACGCACCCATCCACATCTCAGACGCCGTGTTCGAAGACGGCCGCCGCCCGCTCGCAGACTTCGACGAACTGAGAGACATTCGTGAGGTCGGCCAACTATGA
- the pdxT gene encoding pyridoxal 5'-phosphate synthase glutaminase subunit PdxT: MSLKAGVIAVQGDVSEHAAAIEKAAQSLGERVTAVEIRKAGIVPDCDLLLLPGGESTAISRLLEKEGIDEEIKAHDAAGKPILATCAGLIVASKDAHDERVKTLDIIDVTVERNAFGRQKDSFEAPLDVTGLDEPFPAVFIRAPLISEVGDGVEILAAWDGRPVAIRDGNVIATSFHPELTADARIHGLAFFDRQ; the protein is encoded by the coding sequence ATGAGTCTGAAAGCCGGCGTCATCGCCGTGCAGGGCGACGTCAGCGAACACGCAGCGGCCATCGAAAAGGCCGCCCAGTCGCTCGGTGAGCGCGTCACCGCCGTCGAAATCCGCAAAGCGGGCATCGTCCCCGACTGTGATCTGCTGCTCCTCCCGGGCGGGGAGTCAACCGCCATCTCGCGGCTGCTCGAAAAAGAGGGCATCGACGAGGAAATCAAGGCCCACGACGCAGCCGGAAAGCCGATTCTTGCCACCTGCGCCGGGCTTATCGTCGCCTCAAAAGACGCCCACGACGAGCGCGTGAAAACGCTCGATATCATCGACGTGACCGTCGAGCGCAACGCCTTTGGCCGCCAGAAAGACAGCTTCGAGGCCCCCCTCGACGTAACCGGCCTCGACGAACCGTTCCCGGCCGTGTTCATCCGCGCGCCGCTCATCAGCGAGGTGGGCGACGGGGTCGAGATACTCGCCGCGTGGGACGGTCGCCCCGTCGCCATCCGCGACGGCAACGTCATCGCCACTTCATTTCACCCCGAACTGACCGCCGACGCGCGCATCCACGGACTGGCCTTTTTCGACCGGCAGTGA
- a CDS encoding preprotein translocase subunit Sec61beta, whose translation MSKGQNSGGLMSSAGLVRYFDAEDRNAIRIDPKTVVAFGIFFGIMIQVLNAL comes from the coding sequence ATGAGCAAAGGCCAGAACTCCGGCGGTCTCATGTCAAGCGCCGGTCTCGTGCGCTATTTCGACGCAGAAGACCGCAACGCCATCCGCATCGACCCGAAGACGGTCGTTGCCTTTGGCATCTTCTTCGGCATCATGATTCAGGTGCTGAACGCACTGTAA
- the trxA gene encoding thioredoxin — protein sequence MTVTLKDFYADWCGPCKTQDPILDELEEDWGDVSFEKVNVDEEQDIANEYQVRSLPTLIIENDGGVVERFVGVTQREDIEQALEKASA from the coding sequence ATGACCGTCACGCTCAAGGATTTCTACGCAGACTGGTGTGGCCCGTGCAAGACCCAAGACCCAATCCTCGACGAGCTTGAAGAGGACTGGGGCGACGTTTCCTTCGAGAAGGTGAACGTAGACGAAGAACAGGACATCGCAAACGAGTATCAGGTTCGCTCGCTCCCGACGCTCATCATCGAAAACGACGGCGGCGTCGTCGAACGCTTCGTCGGTGTCACCCAGCGCGAAGACATCGAACAAGCCCTCGAAAAGGCGAGCGCATAA
- the npdG gene encoding NADPH-dependent F420 reductase, which translates to MRIALLGGTGDIGEGLALRWAYDTNHEVVIGSRDPERARGKAEEYMTELDSRGRDVKVTGFTNQMAADRADVVVLAVPAYHLVDTIESVADGLDENTVLVSPAVGMKRDDDGFHYNAPSAGSVTQLAAGAAPEGTPVVGAFHNLPAARLANLDAELDIDTLLVGDDPDAKETVRMLSDGIEGLRPVDAGGLANASEVEAITPLLINVAMNNDGMHDLGVTFR; encoded by the coding sequence ATGCGAATTGCACTCCTTGGTGGAACCGGCGATATCGGTGAAGGGCTCGCCCTGCGCTGGGCGTACGACACGAACCACGAGGTCGTCATCGGGTCGCGCGACCCCGAACGCGCCCGTGGGAAGGCAGAAGAGTACATGACCGAACTCGACAGCCGCGGCCGCGACGTGAAGGTCACCGGCTTCACCAACCAGATGGCCGCAGACCGCGCCGACGTGGTCGTGCTTGCGGTTCCGGCGTACCACCTCGTCGACACCATCGAGTCGGTCGCAGACGGCTTAGACGAGAATACCGTCCTCGTGAGTCCCGCCGTCGGGATGAAGCGCGACGACGACGGCTTCCACTACAACGCACCGAGCGCTGGCAGCGTGACCCAGTTGGCCGCCGGTGCGGCCCCCGAGGGCACGCCGGTCGTCGGCGCGTTCCACAACCTGCCCGCCGCACGGCTCGCCAATCTGGATGCTGAATTGGATATCGACACGCTGCTCGTGGGTGACGACCCGGACGCAAAAGAGACGGTTCGGATGCTCTCAGACGGGATCGAGGGACTCCGGCCGGTCGATGCGGGCGGCCTCGCAAACGCGTCGGAAGTCGAAGCCATCACGCCGTTGCTCATCAACGTCGCCATGAACAACGACGGGATGCACGACCTCGGCGTTACGTTCCGCTAA
- a CDS encoding DUF7534 family protein: MNRFIKFFLTTWVLSFFTIGPMALLLPPDPLTQLPYLPFAFGLPLVAAYWLVYRDGFATVRAQFS, translated from the coding sequence GTGAATCGCTTCATCAAATTTTTTCTCACGACGTGGGTTCTCTCGTTTTTCACGATTGGGCCAATGGCACTCCTCCTCCCGCCGGACCCGCTCACGCAACTCCCGTATCTCCCGTTCGCGTTTGGTCTCCCACTTGTTGCGGCCTACTGGCTCGTCTACCGCGACGGCTTTGCAACGGTTCGCGCGCAGTTTTCCTGA
- a CDS encoding TIGR01548 family HAD-type hydrolase, protein MRVDTVVLDIDGVLVDVADSYRRAIVESIETVYGDTIEKAGIQLFKDAGGFNNDWQLTYAAALYILARHEGLDLTLEEYTDAIAREGGGLGAAKHAVRVILDEPDAVFDEWEPERLRDVFQQLYLGSDRYRELEGQEPTMETRGFINDEPVLLEPETIEALTERFDVAVLTGRPEGEAKIALERVGLDIPDDLRWTMDDWEAGKPNPRALIRLADRTRAAHVAFVGDTLDDVKTALNADRGDGARVYYGIGVLTGGLTGDAGRKKFADVGASAVLESVNELPNLLRKN, encoded by the coding sequence ATGCGCGTAGACACGGTCGTCCTCGACATCGACGGCGTGCTCGTTGACGTGGCCGACTCCTACCGACGGGCCATCGTAGAGAGCATCGAGACGGTGTACGGCGACACTATCGAGAAGGCAGGCATTCAACTGTTCAAGGACGCAGGCGGGTTCAACAACGACTGGCAACTCACCTACGCGGCGGCACTCTACATCCTCGCCCGCCACGAAGGCCTCGATTTGACGCTCGAAGAATACACCGACGCAATCGCCCGCGAAGGTGGGGGTCTCGGCGCGGCAAAACACGCCGTGCGAGTCATCCTCGACGAACCCGACGCCGTCTTCGACGAGTGGGAGCCAGAGCGTCTGCGCGACGTGTTCCAACAGCTCTATCTCGGAAGCGACCGCTATCGAGAACTCGAAGGTCAAGAGCCGACGATGGAGACGCGCGGGTTCATCAACGACGAACCGGTGCTTCTCGAACCCGAAACCATCGAAGCCCTGACCGAGCGCTTCGACGTGGCCGTGCTCACCGGTCGTCCCGAAGGCGAGGCGAAAATCGCCTTAGAGCGCGTCGGCCTCGACATCCCCGACGACCTGCGCTGGACGATGGACGACTGGGAAGCAGGCAAGCCTAACCCACGCGCGCTCATCCGACTGGCCGACCGAACCCGGGCGGCCCACGTCGCATTCGTCGGCGACACCTTAGACGACGTGAAGACCGCCCTGAATGCAGACCGCGGCGACGGCGCGCGCGTCTACTACGGGATTGGCGTCCTTACGGGCGGGCTTACCGGCGACGCAGGCCGCAAGAAATTCGCTGACGTGGGCGCAAGCGCCGTGCTCGAATCGGTCAACGAGCTACCGAACCTACTCCGCAAAAATTGA
- a CDS encoding UPF0146 family protein gives MDNSTEALVSRLSRYDRLVEVGIGRRTDVAAGLVASGKDVTAVDIDDVPVPDGVTFVRDDITNPGLGVYDTAECIYALNCPPDLQGAVAEVAKRVGADFYFTTLGTDPAVIPAKPEMLPGDTLFRALERGRTRYD, from the coding sequence GTGGACAACTCGACCGAGGCACTCGTCTCCCGATTATCCCGCTACGACCGGTTGGTCGAGGTGGGAATCGGCCGCCGCACCGACGTTGCGGCGGGCCTCGTCGCCTCCGGCAAGGATGTGACGGCGGTAGATATCGACGACGTGCCAGTGCCGGACGGCGTGACGTTCGTACGAGATGACATTACCAACCCCGGCCTCGGCGTGTACGATACCGCAGAGTGCATCTACGCGCTCAACTGCCCACCCGACCTCCAAGGAGCGGTCGCGGAGGTCGCAAAGCGCGTCGGCGCTGACTTTTATTTCACGACCCTCGGCACCGACCCCGCAGTCATCCCTGCGAAACCTGAAATGCTTCCTGGGGACACCCTTTTTCGTGCGCTCGAACGCGGACGAACCCGTTATGACTGA
- a CDS encoding archaemetzincin family Zn-dependent metalloprotease, producing MHVDIVPVGEVPALVKREASAGLRSVYGCDVTLHDALDIPESAFDSSRNQYRAEDFIELASRVGSGNKNIAITAQDLYYRRRNYVFGLAYLSGNGSVISTYRLQTSSDGGFSNRSSEDVFADRVRKEVVHEIGHTLGLEHCDNSRCVMNFSPTVREVDVKEQNLCGTCQRQVL from the coding sequence ATGCACGTCGACATCGTGCCGGTCGGCGAGGTGCCGGCGCTGGTCAAGCGTGAAGCCTCAGCCGGGCTCCGGTCTGTCTATGGCTGTGACGTCACGCTCCACGACGCTCTCGACATCCCCGAGAGCGCCTTCGACTCGAGCCGAAACCAGTACCGGGCCGAGGACTTTATCGAACTCGCCAGCCGCGTGGGGTCGGGGAACAAGAACATCGCCATCACCGCCCAAGACCTCTACTATCGTCGGCGTAACTACGTCTTTGGCCTCGCCTATCTCTCTGGCAACGGCAGCGTCATCTCGACGTACCGCCTCCAAACCTCCTCCGACGGCGGCTTTTCGAATCGCTCCTCAGAAGACGTGTTCGCAGACCGCGTCCGCAAGGAGGTCGTCCACGAAATCGGCCACACCCTCGGCCTCGAACACTGTGACAACAGCCGATGCGTCATGAACTTCTCTCCCACGGTGCGCGAAGTCGACGTGAAAGAACAGAACCTCTGTGGCACGTGCCAGCGGCAAGTGCTGTAA